The genomic stretch AGCAGAATTAAAAACTAGAAAATATTTGTTTATAATGAAATTAACACTATTTTGGGTAGTAGCTATTGTATTATTTACAGTTGTTTTTTTACTACAAAATAATATTCTCAAAATAGAAAATACATTATTAAAATATATATTTGAATATATTTGGGGTATAATATCATTCTTTTTGACAATAAAAGAGATTATAGGATATTTTAAAGATAAAAAAAGTATTTTAAAAAGGTATGATGATTTATCTAAATAATATTAATTAACTCATTTTCTAAATGTAAGTTATACTGATTTTTATAAATTTATTGTTTAATGTTGGGTAATCAGCCGCACCTACATTTTACTGTCCTTAATATTAAGATATACGGTGCGGGAAGCCCCTACGGCGAGTAGTCAGCCGCACGTACATTGTACTATCCGTAAGGGGTTGCGTTGCCGTGCGGAATGCCCGTATGGCGAATACTCAGTCGCACGTACAGAGGTCTGTCCGTAAGGGGTTAGCGTTGCCGTGCGGAATGCCCGTATGGCGAATACTCAGTCGCACGTACAGAGGTCTGTCCGTAAGGGGTTAGCGTTGCCGTGCGGAATGCCCGTATGGCGAATACTCAGCCGCACGTACATTGTACTATCCGTAATGGTAAGCGATACCGTGCGGAATGCCTCTACGGCGAGTAGTGCGGGAAGGTGCTACAGCTCGTAGTAGGTAATGGTTTTTACGAGAGCCATCTCGATTTGGACGATGACACTTTATATAAAATTAACTGTTTCGATTGGAATTCAAAGTTTAGGGATATTATGAAAGCAGGCGGGTTTGATGTAGTGATTGGAAACCCTCCTTATGTGAAAATTCAAACAATGGCGGAATCAAGTCCATTAACTGTAGAGGCATTAAAGCAAACATATAAAAGTGCAAGCAGTGGAAGTATAGATATTTATTTATGTTTTGTTGAAAAAGCTCTTCAATTATTGAAGCCTACAGGTGAAATGGGATATATTTTGCCAAATAAATTTTTTGAAGGAGATATGGGAGAAAATTTAAGAAATATTATAGCTACTAAAAAGGCTTTGAAAAAAGTTGTATATTTTGGAGCAAATCAAATATTTGATAATGCTACAACATATACTTGTTTATTATTTTTGAGCGGAAGCGAAAGAGAGAATTTTGAATTGTTCAGATTTTATAAAGATGAAAATATAGAAGAGGCATTGCAAAATGCAGAATTTGTAGAGCTTCCGATTTCATTAACTAATGAAGAAAAATGGAATTTCCATAGTAAAGATATACTCAATATATTAAATAAATTAAAATCTATGCCTATAAAATTAAAAGATTTGACTAGAAAAATATTTCAGGGTATAGCAACAAGTGCAGATGATATTTATATTTTGCATGGAGGAGAAGAAAATAACGGAATTGTTAAAACTTATTCTAAATCATTAGATAGAGAAATTGAAATAGAAGCAGATATTTTAAAAAAGTTTTTAGTAGGTAAAGATATTAAAAGATATGCTAATATTATACCAGATAAATGGATATTATTTCCGTATAAATTAAATGGAAATTCAGTTATTTTATATACAGAAAATGAAATAAAATCTCAATTTCCAAAGGCTTGAGAATATTTAAAAGAGAATAAAAAAGAATTAGAAAACAGAGAACATGGTAAATTTAAAAATACATGGTGGCAATATAGCAGACCTCAAAATTTGACAGAATTTGAATGTAAAAAGATTTCAATTCCTTATATGTCAGATAAACCGCAGGCTACTTGGGATAATGATTGTTTATATCATAATACTAAAATACACAGTATTTCATTTAAAGAAGATGTTAAATATAATCCTTACTATATATTAGCTTTAATTAATAGTAAATTATTTAATTTTTATATTTCTGCTACAGGTACAGTTTTTAGAGGTTGGTTTTTAGTGTTTAGTCCTAATTTTATTAATCCATTTCCTATAAAAGAGTTGGATTTGGATAATAAGCAAGACAAAGAAATTCATGATAAATTAGTTAATCTCGTCGACAGTATTATTGACTTAAACAAAAAATTAGCCTCTGAGAAAAACCCTAACACTATTGAAATGCTAAATAGTAGGATTGAAATAATAGATAAGAAAATCAATTCTATTGTGTATGAGGTTTACAATTTAAATTCTCAAGAGATTGCTATAATAGAAGGTGATAACTAAAATTTAATAACTCGGCAGGTTCTTTTTTATGGGCTTGTCGGGTTATTACTAAAAGTTAATATTATTTTATTGACATATATTTTATTTATGTTATAGTATTTAGTGTAATTACACTAAATACTATATTGTTATAAAGGATAAAATAAATGGAAAAAAATGGTGGAGAAATAATAAGGGAACTAAGATTAAAAAAAGGTTTAACTATTAAAGAGGTTGCTGAAAAAATAGGAGTTCACTATGTATTTTTAAGTAGATTAGAAAGAAATCTGGAAAAACCTGCTGAAGATACAGTGATTAAATTGGCTAATTTATTAGAATATAAAAGTGATGTAAATATATTAATAGCATCATTTGGTAGGGTGCCAAAAAGCATCGAAAAAATAATATTAGATGATCCAGAGTTAATTAATCAGTTACCACAATTTTATAAAAATGTGAAAAGGAGAAAAAATAATAAATGAAAAAAGATTATTCTCTTATAATAGAAATTTTAAATAGAAATTTAAAAAAATATAAAAAAATAGTAGGTTCAATAAGTTATCCATTTCCTATAGAAGATTACGCCTACAAAGTTTTTGGATTAGATATCCAATATGCAAATTTTGATGAAGAATTTTCAATGGAAGGTTTAGATGTAAAAATGATTTATGGTGCATTATATCCTGACGGTAAATATTTTTATGGTCAAGAAAAAGTTATATTAATTAATAATAATACAAATGATTTTTATATAGGTGATTTTCAGGTACCTAAAGAATATTATAAACCACAATCTGAAAGACAAACTATAGCACATGAAGTTGGTCATTATGCTGAATTTGATTATAAAAAAAATACGGATTTAAATTTATTTAACGATATAGAATATAATAAAGCACTTGATATATTTATAGATCCAGAAGTTTTTGCTAACATTTATGCTAGAAATTTATTAATGCCTAAAGAAGAAGTTTTTAAATTAAAATCTGAAATTCAAGGCACTATAGATATGTTAAACGATAGTATTTATTTCCGAGAAAAATTTGGTGTAACTCAGTTTATGTTAGAAGTTAGGTTAACAGAGTTAAAAATTCAATTTATAAATGGCTATTATATTAATAAAGTAAGAAGAACTAAAGGTAAAAAATATGAAGAAGAAGATTTATTAGAATTAATAAAATTATCTAAAAAATATGATATGAGACCTAATTATGGAGATGCAGCACAAATAGCTAATATATATAATAAACATACAAATCAAGATAGAGATGGTGCTTCTTTATATATGACTATATGGAGAATAAATCAAGGTAAATATGATAAATTTTATGAAAGTGTAACGGAGTCAAGATTGAGAGCATTAAGTGAGATTGCAAATACTAAGAAATGAAATATTAATGAATTTTTATTTAATTCTTTTGTTTGATGTTGGGTAATCAGCCGCACGTACATTGTACTATCCGTAAGTGGTTGCATTGCCGTGCGGAATGCCCCTACGGCGAGTAGTGCGGGAAGCCCCCGACCGTAGGGAGTGCGTAGCTAGGCGAGTAGTGGGAGGGTGAGTTTAAAAGCGTTTTTTGCATGGGGCGGTTTCGATGTGGTGATAGGCAACCCGCCGTATGAAACATCAAGGTCAGAGGGTATTGATAATATAATAAAAAATTACCTCAGAGATAATTATAAAACTTCAGAAGATAAATTTGATTATTATACATTTTTTATGGAAAAGTCCAGTATGTTATCAAAAAATGAAACAGGTATTGTATCACTGATAACACCAAGTACATATTTGATGAAACCTCTTTCTAAAAAAATTAGACAGTTTTTATTATTTAAACATAATATTTTGAGAATAGATGAATTCAAAGGTATGGTTTTTAAAGCTGTAGTTCCAACTTCTATAATTATTTTTAATAAAACTGATGAAGTGAATATTGATAATAAAATCAAGGTTAGATATAATATTTTTACAAGAGATGATTTTGATAATGAAGAGTTTAATTTAAAATATATAGTGCAGGATAGATTTAATAAAGAACCAGATTTTTATTTTAATATATATGCTGATGATAACTACTATAATATTTTAGAAAAAATAAATAAATTATATAATGTAGTAAAATTAGGTGAACTGTCAGAGATTTATAATGGAATACAAACAGGTAACGATAAAGAATATATCAGTATGGACAAAAAAAATAATAAATGGTTTCCTGTAATAGTTGGTTCAGATATCAATAGATATACTAAAACTTGGGGCGGTAAGTATGTTTATTATGTTCCAGAAAAACTGCATAGCAATACAAGAGAAAATATTTTTAAAACAAAAGAAAAAATTATTATAAGACAGACAAGTAATAAAATAATAGGTACTTATGATGATGAAAGTTTCTTTACACTTGCCAGTACTTTTATAATTAAACAATTTAATGAAGAAATTGATTATAAGGCTTTACTAGGTATTTTAAATTCTAAATTATTTTATTATTTATATGTTAATTTAAATAATGAACAAGGACGCGTTTTACCTCAAATTAAGAAAAAGCATATATTTAATTTACCTATTATAATTGGATATAGTGATGTACATAAGCAATTATCATCATTAGTTAATAGCATATTAGATTTAAATAAAAAATTGGCTTCCGAGAAAAATCCTAACGCCGTTACTATGATTAGTAGGCATATTAATGCCGTTGACAAGCAGATTGATTCTTTGGTGTATAAGTTGTATAATTTGAGCGATGAGGAGATTAAGATTATTGAGGGGTAGTAAATGGAACTATAAGAGGTTTAAATAAAATTATTACATTATTATAATCTATAATTTGTAAAGGAGTTATTATGATTACAGTATATAATAAAATAGGAACTTCAAATGAAAATCCCCCAAGTGGTTATAATACTTGGAAAGAATATTGGGAAGACAAAAAAGGAAGAAAATTTCAAAAGTGTTCTAATTTAGCATGTAATAATAATGCTGAGGTTGGGGCTCATGTTTATCCTAATTATTCTCATGATACGGTATATATAGTACCTTTGTGTAAAGAATGCAATTATACTTATAATCAATCACCTATGAATGTAGAACAAATAGATTTGCTTAGACTTAATCAGTAAATTATTGTTATATGATGAAATTATTGATAATATAACAGATTAAAGGATATAAAAAATAAAATTATTAAAGGTTTTCTTCCATAAATAATTATCTATTTAAATTTTTTAGGAGTTTTTATGTTGTCTGACTATTCTTTTCAATATAAAGAAGAAAAAATAAAATCTATAAAAGATGAAGTTAAAGAACTGCACCCTTTATTGAAAGATTTATTTTCAAAGATGGACGGTATAAAATATAGTGAATATACTCATGGAATAAATGAGTATGGCGCTGATTTCATTTTAGAAATTAAACATAGTACATTACCTAATGAAAGTATATATGTAGGGGTTATAGTAAAGTCAGGAAAAATAGAAAAAAACAAATTTCATAGTGACATTATACCTCAAATAAGAGATTGTTATTTACCAAAAAAAATAAATTCAGGTAGAACTAATATAACTATACAAGAAGTATGGGTAATTACTAATAGTACTTTTTCACATGGTTCTAAAGTAGTTATTAATGAATATTCAGAATTTAATGGTAAAAGAATAATTTTTTTTGAGTATAATAATTTAATAAAATTAATTGATAATTTTATTCCTGAATATTGGATGAATATATCATTAGAATTGAACTCTTATTTTAAAGAACTAAGAATACAATTAAAGAATGAAGATATTGCTAAATCTGTATTAACAATTCCAGGTAAAGAAAGTATATATATTAAACCAAGATTGATTCATAAATCTTTAAATATAAATGAACAGGATAATTTAAAAGAAAAATACAAAGAAGTAAATATAGATGATTTAATAAAAAGTGGTAAAATGACTATTATAGAAGCTCAAATGGGAGCTGGAAAATCAAAGTTATTGAGAAATATATGTTTACAGTATACTAATGTTGAAAAATTTAATACAGAAAACATACTACCTATATATATATCATTTAGTAAATTTGTCCTTGATTTTGATGGTAAAATAGGTAAATTATTAGATAGTCATAATATTTATAAAAATAATAATAAAACTAAATTTTTATTAATGATAGATGGTATGGATGAAGTTGTAATAGAAAAATTAAATGATATATTACATGATATAGAAAATTGGTGTAAAAATACAAAAGATTCAGTTTTTATTACAACTCGTTATAATAATTTTGCTGATTTTAATTTAAATGAAAATATTTCATATAAAGTTACAATAGCACCTTTAACCAGTAAAGAATTATTTAATTTTATAAAAACTTTATGTAATGATGTAGATAATAAATTACTTAATGATATACAAAGATCTCCATTAATGTTTGATTTGCCAAAAAGTCCTTTTGCAGCTATATTGTTGGCTCAATTATTAAATGAAAATTTATCAGATTTACCAATTAATCTTCCAGAATTATATAAAAAGTATATAGAATTAGTATTGGGAAGATGGGATTTTTATAAAGGATTAACAAAGAGTAGCTCAGATCAAAGAATATTAGAAAATATTTTGATGATATTATCTAAAAAATTAATAGAAAATAATATTGTAGAAATTAATGAAGATGTTTTTGACGAAATTATAAATACATATGTTAATTCCAGAAATTTACATTTTTCTTTAGAAGATATTAAAAGTGATTTAATAGATAAATCTAAAATATTATCTAGAAATAAACAGTTATCATCTATTATGTTCTCTCATAAAAGTTTTTTAGATTTTTTCTATGCTAAAAATTTATTTGAAAATGATAAACTAATTGTAGATAAGAAACTATTTAGTTTTTATTGGGCTAATATTTGCTATTTTTATATAGGTTTAAAGCTTGATTGTCCAGATATTTTAGAAAAATTAATAAATATTGCTCCAATAGATGAAGATTTAAGATTATTTAAGGCTATTAATCTTCCTAATTTTTTAATGGCTGGATATCATACACCATATAATATTATTGAAGATAATTTTTATAAGATTATGATAGAGATAGCCACTTTATTTAAAGATATAGTTGAAAACATAAATGGAAATTTTTCTTTTTTTAGAAGTGTTAGTGAAGTATTTTTATTATGGTTCTTTCAATCAGTTATAATAGATGAATTTTACTCATATAATTTTTTTAAGAAAGCTCTTGAAAAATCATTTTTAAGTTTAATAGAATATAAAGATAATGATGATATAAGAGCTTATTCAATGTTATTTTTATCTATTATTTCGTTAAGACTAAATGATACAAATATTCTTGAAAGTTTTTTATCAGAATATAAAGATCATATGCCTATACCTATACAAGTGATAATTGCTTACCATTCCGATTATATAGAAAAATTAAATTCAGGTAATAGTGAAGCATTACAAGGAATTAAAAAAAGGCTTAATAAAATGAAAAAATATATAAAGAGTTTAGATAAAAATTATAAAGAAAGTATTTTTAAAACAAGTATAAAAAATAGGATAAGTAAAAAATAGTTCTTTTGTTTAATATTGGATAATAAACCGCACTTACATTTTACTAGCCTCAAATTTAAGATATACGGTGCGGGAAGCCCGTATGGCGAATACTCAGCCGCACGTACATTGTACTATCTGTAAGGGGTTGCGTTGCCGTGCGGGAAGGTGCTACAGCTCGTAGGAGAATACTAAATAATATTATCTCTTATGTTCGGAAGTAAATTGTAAATAGAATCTCCTATTGTGCTTTCAAAATACGATTTTATTTCAAATACCTTCTTCCACCTTAAAACACTTTGAGGAAATGTACCATATCTTAAAGCTACATCTATAAATCTTTTTTCTAAAATACAAAAACCTGTAGATAAGGCAAGACTATCGCATAATTGTATAAGCAAATCATAATCATCATACACAGCATTACTTATAAACTCTTTCATAAAGTTGTAATCATCTTCTGGCATATCAAATTTTCCTATTGCAGTATTTATATCCTGTATCATAAATGCATGACTTATGCATATTTGAGCCAATTTATCCCAGCCATATTTAATGCAGTATTTGTAGCCATCTATTAAATGCCTCTCAGCACTTATTCCAGTGTATCTTCCTATGTCATGAAGAAGCCCAAATATGTAGGCATTATCTTCATCTAGTTTTTTGTTTTTAGAGTTTTTATTGTAGTGTGATGCTATTATTCTTGCAGCTTTGGCAGCGTATCTTGAGTGTTCAGCCCAAGGAGTAGGGTTTGATTTATACGCTTTATTTAATTCGTATTCAGCTCTTTCTAAATCTAGTATTTCCATATGTGTATTTTATAACTTTTTTCAAAAAATAAATAGTATAATTGGGAACTTTTATATTAATTTAACGTCTAATAAACAAAATAAGTAATAGGGTATCACTATGTTAAAAAAAATTATTTTGGCATTTTCTTCTATAATACCACTTTTTTTATTAAGTTCATGTTCTCCAGCATTTGACCATATGTTTCATAGACCTCCAGTTCCTCCTCATATGAGAGGATATATGATGTTTGGTCCTCATTTTGGTATTAACGGTGTACTTGGAATGATAATTAAAGTATTAATCATAGTTGCTTTAATCTTTCTTATAAAAATGCTATATAATAATAAAGATAAAAATAACAAAAAAGAATAGTTTTATATTTTAGACTTGTTTCAAAGGTATTTGAAAATATTATATATAAAATTTTAATAATTTATCAATTACAGAAACAGTGTTTTATATGTTGTACAAACTATTGTTTTAGTATATAAATATGCAGTCTTTAGCTGTCAAAGGAACTCAGAGCTGGCATGATTGTGTTCCGCAGCTATGATTAAAAAATATTAAATAAAAAATTTTAAGTATTAAGAAATTGAGTTTTGAAACAAGTATTTTGAAATTTATTGATAAAAGACTATTGAATATTTCTTAGAATTTAATATCATATTTGCGTAATATTTTATATGATATAAATTTGTAAAAAATAATGAAGAAATTTATTACTTTAATAGTAAGCAGACCCACAACAGTATTTGTTACACTCGTATCCATGTTCATAATTGGATTTATAAGCATATCAAGACTTAATATAAATTATCTCCCAGATATGGAGGTTCCTATTATCAGTATAAAAACAACATACGATAATGCAGGACCAGAAGAAGTAGAGAAATCGGTTACAAGAGTAGTAGAAAATGCAGTATCTTCTGTTAATAATGTAAAAACGATTAAGTCCAAATCAAAAGAGTCAGAGTCTAATGTAGAAATAGAGTTTAATTGGGGCACAGATTTGCAAACAGCATCTGATGATATAAGAGAAGCTATTGATATGATTCGCTCTTCACTTCCTGATGAAGCAGATAACCCTAATATATCAAAGTTTTCAAGTGATGCTACCCCTATAATGAATATAGCATTTTTCGGTACTGATAATTTATCATCGCTTTATGATTTAGTAGACAGTCAGATACTTACAAGATTAGAACAGGTTGACGGAGTGGCACAAACTGAAATAAGAGGCGGACTTAAAAAAATTATACGTGTTGATATAGATTTAAACAGACTAAATGCCTATTCTATAGATATTAATGATATAGTAAAAACTCTAGCATTGGAAAATCAGAATGTAGCAGGAGGCGAAACTTATGAGGGCGTTTATAAATATAATATAAGAACTACTGGTGAGTTTAAAACTGTAAAGGATATTGAAGATGTTGTTATAATGCTTAAAGATGAAATTTATCCAGTAAGGGTAAGAGATATAGCATATGTTCATGAGGATTATGAAGATGATTCTGAGATAGTGCGTATTAACGGACAAAAATCTTTAACTATTGCTGTTACAAAAGAGTCCGGAGGAAATATTATACAAATATCCAGAGATGTAGAAAAAAGACTTAATGAAATAATGCTTCCTTCTGGTATTTATTATCAGATATTGTTTAATAGTTCAGACACTATAAAAAACTCTATACGCAATGTACTTAATACAGTATGGCAGGGGGCTTTATTTGCTGTTATAGTTCTTATGATATATTTATGGGATATAAAAAGCGTATTTATTATAAGCATTTCTATACCAGTATCAGTAATAAGCACATTTATATTGATGTATTTTTTTGATATTACTATTAATGTTATATCGCTTTCTGGTTTAGTTTTGGGTGTAGGAATGATGGTAGATAATTCTATAGTTGTACTAGAGAATATATTTTATTATAATGATTATTATTCAAAATATGTACATGATAAAAGAAGCAGTATAATAAGTAATTTTAAAGCATCTATTTTGGGAGCAAGCGAGGTATCAATTGCAATAACCGCTTCTACTTTGACAAGTGTATGCGTATTTCTTCCGTTTCTATTTGTTCAGGGTGAAATGGGGCAGATGTTCAGTGATTTATGTATGACAGTTTCAATATCGCTTATATCTTCTCTTTTGGTTGCTTTAACTATAGTTCCTTTATTAGCTTCAAGACTTCATAAAGGCAATAGTAAAAGCAGAATTAATTTATTATTAAAGAGTTTGGAGAGTTTTTTTAATGATAAAATACATAGTAATGTAGAGAAGTTTTATTTAAGTATGCTTGCTATTGTAATAAAAAATAAAAAGAAATCATTTGCTTTAATATCTGTTTTATTATTTCTATCATTATTTTTATTATTAACAAATATAGGAAGAGAAGGCTATCCAGTATCAGATGAAGGAACAATAATTTCAAGATTAAGACTTCCAGTAGGTGCTAGGGTAGAGTTTACAGATATGTTTATACATAGAATGGAAAATGATATAGAAAGTGCTTTAAGTAATAATATGGCTTATTATGAGACTAGAGTGAGAACTGGAAGAAATGAACATCATGGAGAGGTGAGAGTAAAATTAATAGACAGAGAATACGGAAGGAAATTAGATATAAGCTATTATATAGAGATGATTAGAAACAGAGTAAATGGATATCCCGGACGTATAGAGCTTAATTCTGAAAATGTAGCTTTGGGTAAGCCTAAAGATTATAGTGCTATTGTTATAGAGCTTGTGGGAGATGATTTAGAAAGAGGTTATGATGTGGCTAGCAATATTATAGCGGCAGTAAATAAAGTTGACGGCATTAGAAATGTTTTGATAAAAGAAGATGATTCTAATCATGAATTGGTTTTTGATATTGACAGGGATTTGGTATCAAAAATGGGTATCAATATTAATACAGTTGCCAATATTATAAGAACTTCTTTCAGCGGAACAACTGCAAGTAAGATGACATTAGATAATTCTATATATGTAGATACTGATATAATAGTGCGTTTGGAAGATACAAACAGAGATAATGTTTCAAGTATTCAAAAGATGATGATACCTACAAAAAACGGCATAGTGCCTATTTCATCATTAGTAGATATACATAGAGGAACAGGTCCAATAGAAATAAACCGTAAGAATGATAAAAGAATTATAGAGATAAATGCTAGTTCTTTCGGAAGACCTATAAATGAAATTATAGAAGATATAAGAAAAGAGCTTAATAATATATATATACCAAGCGGGTTTTCTGTTAATTTTTCAGGCGATTATGAGGATATGCAGGAAGCATTTATTCAGCTTATTGTATCTTTAATAATGGCTTTGGTATTTGTATATGCCATTATAGCAGGGCAGTTTGAATCGTATATTACTCCTTTTGTAATATCTTTGGCAGTCCCTTTTGCATTATTTGGGGCTTTGATATTT from Brachyspira murdochii DSM 12563 encodes the following:
- a CDS encoding helix-turn-helix domain-containing protein; translation: MEKNGGEIIRELRLKKGLTIKEVAEKIGVHYVFLSRLERNLEKPAEDTVIKLANLLEYKSDVNILIASFGRVPKSIEKIILDDPELINQLPQFYKNVKRRKNNK
- a CDS encoding ImmA/IrrE family metallo-endopeptidase — translated: MKKDYSLIIEILNRNLKKYKKIVGSISYPFPIEDYAYKVFGLDIQYANFDEEFSMEGLDVKMIYGALYPDGKYFYGQEKVILINNNTNDFYIGDFQVPKEYYKPQSERQTIAHEVGHYAEFDYKKNTDLNLFNDIEYNKALDIFIDPEVFANIYARNLLMPKEEVFKLKSEIQGTIDMLNDSIYFREKFGVTQFMLEVRLTELKIQFINGYYINKVRRTKGKKYEEEDLLELIKLSKKYDMRPNYGDAAQIANIYNKHTNQDRDGASLYMTIWRINQGKYDKFYESVTESRLRALSEIANTKK
- a CDS encoding TaqI-like C-terminal specificity domain-containing protein, encoding MSLKAFFAWGGFDVVIGNPPYETSRSEGIDNIIKNYLRDNYKTSEDKFDYYTFFMEKSSMLSKNETGIVSLITPSTYLMKPLSKKIRQFLLFKHNILRIDEFKGMVFKAVVPTSIIIFNKTDEVNIDNKIKVRYNIFTRDDFDNEEFNLKYIVQDRFNKEPDFYFNIYADDNYYNILEKINKLYNVVKLGELSEIYNGIQTGNDKEYISMDKKNNKWFPVIVGSDINRYTKTWGGKYVYYVPEKLHSNTRENIFKTKEKIIIRQTSNKIIGTYDDESFFTLASTFIIKQFNEEIDYKALLGILNSKLFYYLYVNLNNEQGRVLPQIKKKHIFNLPIIIGYSDVHKQLSSLVNSILDLNKKLASEKNPNAVTMISRHINAVDKQIDSLVYKLYNLSDEEIKIIEG
- a CDS encoding NACHT domain-containing protein; translated protein: MLSDYSFQYKEEKIKSIKDEVKELHPLLKDLFSKMDGIKYSEYTHGINEYGADFILEIKHSTLPNESIYVGVIVKSGKIEKNKFHSDIIPQIRDCYLPKKINSGRTNITIQEVWVITNSTFSHGSKVVINEYSEFNGKRIIFFEYNNLIKLIDNFIPEYWMNISLELNSYFKELRIQLKNEDIAKSVLTIPGKESIYIKPRLIHKSLNINEQDNLKEKYKEVNIDDLIKSGKMTIIEAQMGAGKSKLLRNICLQYTNVEKFNTENILPIYISFSKFVLDFDGKIGKLLDSHNIYKNNNKTKFLLMIDGMDEVVIEKLNDILHDIENWCKNTKDSVFITTRYNNFADFNLNENISYKVTIAPLTSKELFNFIKTLCNDVDNKLLNDIQRSPLMFDLPKSPFAAILLAQLLNENLSDLPINLPELYKKYIELVLGRWDFYKGLTKSSSDQRILENILMILSKKLIENNIVEINEDVFDEIINTYVNSRNLHFSLEDIKSDLIDKSKILSRNKQLSSIMFSHKSFLDFFYAKNLFENDKLIVDKKLFSFYWANICYFYIGLKLDCPDILEKLINIAPIDEDLRLFKAINLPNFLMAGYHTPYNIIEDNFYKIMIEIATLFKDIVENINGNFSFFRSVSEVFLLWFFQSVIIDEFYSYNFFKKALEKSFLSLIEYKDNDDIRAYSMLFLSIISLRLNDTNILESFLSEYKDHMPIPIQVIIAYHSDYIEKLNSGNSEALQGIKKRLNKMKKYIKSLDKNYKESIFKTSIKNRISKK
- a CDS encoding HD domain-containing protein; this translates as MEILDLERAEYELNKAYKSNPTPWAEHSRYAAKAARIIASHYNKNSKNKKLDEDNAYIFGLLHDIGRYTGISAERHLIDGYKYCIKYGWDKLAQICISHAFMIQDINTAIGKFDMPEDDYNFMKEFISNAVYDDYDLLIQLCDSLALSTGFCILEKRFIDVALRYGTFPQSVLRWKKVFEIKSYFESTIGDSIYNLLPNIRDNII
- a CDS encoding efflux RND transporter permease subunit; amino-acid sequence: MKKFITLIVSRPTTVFVTLVSMFIIGFISISRLNINYLPDMEVPIISIKTTYDNAGPEEVEKSVTRVVENAVSSVNNVKTIKSKSKESESNVEIEFNWGTDLQTASDDIREAIDMIRSSLPDEADNPNISKFSSDATPIMNIAFFGTDNLSSLYDLVDSQILTRLEQVDGVAQTEIRGGLKKIIRVDIDLNRLNAYSIDINDIVKTLALENQNVAGGETYEGVYKYNIRTTGEFKTVKDIEDVVIMLKDEIYPVRVRDIAYVHEDYEDDSEIVRINGQKSLTIAVTKESGGNIIQISRDVEKRLNEIMLPSGIYYQILFNSSDTIKNSIRNVLNTVWQGALFAVIVLMIYLWDIKSVFIISISIPVSVISTFILMYFFDITINVISLSGLVLGVGMMVDNSIVVLENIFYYNDYYSKYVHDKRSSIISNFKASILGASEVSIAITASTLTSVCVFLPFLFVQGEMGQMFSDLCMTVSISLISSLLVALTIVPLLASRLHKGNSKSRINLLLKSLESFFNDKIHSNVEKFYLSMLAIVIKNKKKSFALISVLLFLSLFLLLTNIGREGYPVSDEGTIISRLRLPVGARVEFTDMFIHRMENDIESALSNNMAYYETRVRTGRNEHHGEVRVKLIDREYGRKLDISYYIEMIRNRVNGYPGRIELNSENVALGKPKDYSAIVIELVGDDLERGYDVASNIIAAVNKVDGIRNVLIKEDDSNHELVFDIDRDLVSKMGININTVANIIRTSFSGTTASKMTLDNSIYVDTDIIVRLEDTNRDNVSSIQKMMIPTKNGIVPISSLVDIHRGTGPIEINRKNDKRIIEINASSFGRPINEIIEDIRKELNNIYIPSGFSVNFSGDYEDMQEAFIQLIVSLIMALVFVYAIIAGQFESYITPFVISLAVPFALFGALIFLYLGGQTLNVYSGIGIIMLVGIVVNNGIVLIDYMNKVVLEKNISWDSAALESCKRRLRPVLMTSLTTILGLLPMIFEVGNGSEMYRPLAIAVCGGLLFSTMFTLIIIPSVYSSFRNRFNIKIRND